A segment of the Candidatus Andeanibacterium colombiense genome:
GGATCTGGCACGACAGACGGCTGGTGCGTTCGACGGACGCCGCGAGGTCGAGCATGTCTTCCTCGTCGTCGCTCGCCGGGTTCAGCCGGCCGAACCATTCGGGGTCGACGATCACATGGCAGGTCGAACAGGCCATCTGCCCTTCGCAGGTGCCTTCGAGCGGCATGTTCGCGGCCTGACCGGCTTCGAGCAGCGAGGTGTTCTCCGCGCCCTCGGCGGTGACCGGCGTGCCGTCGGTGGTGATGAAAGTGACCTTGACCATCATTGCGCCTTCGCTGCCGCGTCGATCGCCCGCGCCGCGGTTTCAAGTTCTTCCTGCGTCGTATAGCGCCCGAAGCCAAGCCGGATCGAGCTTTTTGCCTGCGTCTCGCTGAGCCCGATCGCGCGCAGCACGTGGCTCGGGCGGCCCGAGCCGCTGGCACAGGCGGAACCGGCGGAGAACGCGATGCCGCGCAGATCGCTCATCAGCCGGGCAACATCGAGCCCGTCGAGCCGGAGGTTGAGGTTGCCCTTCCAGCGGTGTTCGGCGCTGCCGTTGAGGGTCCAGTCGGAGAGGGTTTTGCGCGCGCGGTTCCACAGCGTTTCGACATGGGCGGCATCCTCGGCCATCTGCTCGCCCGCCAGTTTCGCGGCGGCGCCGAAACCCGCGCACAATGCCGGCGACAGCGTGCCCGAGCGCAGCCCCTGCTCCTGCCCGCCGCCATAGATCAGCGGTTCGAGTGAAATCCCGTCGCGCACCCACAATGCGCCGATGCCCTTGGGGCCGTGAATCTTGTGCGCCGAGAGCGCGATCATGTCCGCCCCGCCCGGCACCGCAATCCGGCCATAGCCCTGCACCGCATCGCACAGCACCAGCGCGCCCGATTCGTGCGCGACCACCTCGATCTCGGCGAGCGGGTTGATCGTGCCGATCTCATTGTTGACCAGCATCGCGCAAACCAGCCCGGGCGTGCCGCAAATCGTATCGGGCTCGGCCTGGCCACCATCTGACACCGGCAGCACGGTGAAGCCGCGGCCCTGCGCTTCGACCGCGCGCGCGCAATCGAGCACCGCCGCATGCTCGGTCGCAAAGGTCAGCACATCGCCCTGCGAACCGCGCAGCGCGAGATTGAGCGCCTCGGTCGCGCCGCTGGTAAAGATCACCCGCCCGCCCGCCGGCAGCAGCGCCGCTACCTGCTCGCGCGCGACCTCGACCGCCGCGGCGGCCGAGCGGCCCAGGCGGTGCGCGCTATGCGGGTTACCGAAGTTCGTATCGTCCAGCCATGACAGCATCGCGGCGCGGGCTTCGGGCGCGAGCGGCGTGGTGGCCTGGTAGTCGAGGTAGATCATGCCGCCTTCGCCGTTTCGGCGATCGCACGCCAGGCGGAGAGGAAGGCGTCGATCTCGGCCTCGGTGGTTTCCCGGCCGATGCTGACCCGGATCACTTCCGCCGGATGCGGATGGCGCATTGCCCGCAGCACGTGGCTGGTCTTGAGACTGCCCGACGAACAGGCGCTGCCCGCCGAGACCGAGAAACCGGCGGCATCGAGCCGGATCAGCTGCACCGCCGACGACATGCCAGGCATGCGGTATGCGCCGATGGTAGCGATGCGCGGCGCGCCTTGCGCGACGATCTCGCCGCCCGCCGCCGCCAGCCCGGCTTCCAGCCGGCCGCGCAGGCGAGCCGCTTCCACGATCCATTCCCCGCCTTCTTCCAACGCCGCCGCCATCGCGAGCACCGCGGGGAGATTCTCGGTCCCGCCGCGATAGCCCCGTTCCTGCCCGCCCGTTGGCGCGAGCAGCGCGAATTCCCTGACCAGCAGCGCGCCGATCCCGACCGGGCCGCCGAACTTGTGCGCCGAAAGCGCGATCAGATCGGCATCGGGCAAAGGAACCTTGCCCGCGCTCTGCGCGCAGTCGGCAAGCAGCACGCCGCCGGCTTCCCGCTGTTGCGCGGCAAATGCGCCGAGCGGCTGAATAACGCCGGTCTCGTTGTTCACCTGCTGGATCGCCGCGAGCCCAGCGCTCGCCGCCGGCATTTCGACCAACCCGTCGGGCGATACGGGCACGCGCAGCACCGCTTCCGCGTGGCGCAGGACGGCCTCATGCTCGACCGCGGAAACGGCCACGACCGGTTTGCTCGAATGACGCAGCGCCAGCGCCAGCGCCTCGCTGGCGCCCGAAGTGAAGATCAGTTCGCCATCCCATCCCAGCGCCGCCTTGATCCGCTCGCGCGCATCTTCCAGCGCCGCCCTTGCCCGGCGCCCCTCGGCATGCGGGCTCGACGGGTTGGCCCATAGCGCGAAGCCCTCGCGCATCGCCGCCTCCGCCTCGGGACGAAGCGGAGTGGTGGCGGCGTGATCGAGATAAATCCGGTTCGGCAAAGACTAACGGCGCTCAACAATTGCGAAAATCGCACTCGCGACTATATAGCCCTCAACTCCCGGCGCGCCAGCCGCGCCGCCACACCATTTCAAGGCCAAACCATGCCCTCAGTCATCTTCCCCGGTCCCGAAGGCCGTCTCGAAGGCCGTTTCCAGCCCGCCCCCCGCCCGCGCGCGCCGGTCGCGATGATTCTCCACCCGCATGCCCAGGCCGGCGGGACGATGAACGACCGGATCACCCAGCGGCTCTACAAGACCTTCGTCGACCGCGGCTTCGCGGTGCTGCGCTTCAATTTCCGCGGCGTCGGCCGCAGCCAGGGCAGCTTCGACAACGGCGTCGGCGAACTCAGCGATGCCGCAGCAGCGCTCGACTGGGTCCAGTCGATCCATCCCGAAGCGCAGGTCACCTGGATCGCCGGCGTGAGCTTCGGCGCGCTGATCGGCATGCAATTGCTGATGCGCCGCCCGGAAATCCGCGGCTTCATCTCGGTCGCCCCGCCGGCCAATATGTACGATTTCTCGTTCCTTGCCCCCTGCCCGGCCTCGGGCCTGATCGTGCAGGGCGCGGCCGATACGGTGGTACAGCCGAACGCGGTGCAGAAGCTGGTCGACAAGCTCCGCACCCAGAAGCACATCACGATCCATCACGAGGAAATCCCTCGGGCGAACCACTTCTTCGAGCACGAGATCGAGGATCTGATGGGCTCGGTCGACAAATATCTCGACTTCCGCCTGTCGCCGGATTGCCCGATCCGGTGAGCCGCTAACCAACCCGTCATTGCGGGCAAAGCGAAGCAATCCGGCGCAGTCGAAGGGCCGCCCTGGATTGCCACGCGACCTTCGACCGCTCGCAATGACGAGGGACTTGCCAGCCCTTCCGACTCGTGTAATGTTATCACATTACCAATGGTCGCCGGCGATCTTCCGCTACCCGACGGGCGGCCCAACGGAAGGAGAGCATGTATGGCTTATGTCGACCGCCAGACCGGCACCCAGCGCGCCGCTTCTCTGGCAAGCGCCGCGATCCTCCAGGGCGGGATCGGCGCGATCCTGATCTATGGGCTCGCGACCACCGTTCTGGTCCCTCCGAAGGACGGGCACCTGCCGTCGAGCGATTTCCCGCTTACGCCCCCGCCGCCGGAGCATGTCCCGCCACCGCAGCCCGCCGCCAGCAGCGCGCCTTCCGAGACTTCGATCGACACGGTGACCTCCCCGCTCGATACCAATACCACCGGGCCGACGGTCCCGTCAGGACCGCCGATCGCGAGCGATCCATATGTCGCCCCTGTCGCACAGCCGAGCTTCCCGCCGCTACCCCAGCCGCCGCACTTCACCGCCCGGGGCCCGCAGCCGCTCGGCGACCGCGCCCGCTGGGTCACCACCGATGATTATCCGTCTTCCGAGATCAGAGCGGAGCACAGCGGCGTCACCGGATACCGCCTGTCGATCGCCGCGAATGGAAAGGTGACCGGCTGCGAGGTCATGCGGTCGAGCGGCTGGCCGAAGCTCGACGCGGCAACCTGCGCCAACGTCGCCCGGCGGGCGAAATTCGAGCCAGGCAGCGATACCAGCGGCATGAAAGCCGCCGGCAGCTACTCCGGCTCGGTCGTCTGGACCATCCCGCGCTGACGCCTGCGGACAGGGCGGGAGACCACCCTCTCCCGT
Coding sequences within it:
- a CDS encoding aminotransferase class V-fold PLP-dependent enzyme, translated to MPNRIYLDHAATTPLRPEAEAAMREGFALWANPSSPHAEGRRARAALEDARERIKAALGWDGELIFTSGASEALALALRHSSKPVVAVSAVEHEAVLRHAEAVLRVPVSPDGLVEMPAASAGLAAIQQVNNETGVIQPLGAFAAQQREAGGVLLADCAQSAGKVPLPDADLIALSAHKFGGPVGIGALLVREFALLAPTGGQERGYRGGTENLPAVLAMAAALEEGGEWIVEAARLRGRLEAGLAAAGGEIVAQGAPRIATIGAYRMPGMSSAVQLIRLDAAGFSVSAGSACSSGSLKTSHVLRAMRHPHPAEVIRVSIGRETTEAEIDAFLSAWRAIAETAKAA
- a CDS encoding alpha/beta hydrolase, with the protein product MPSVIFPGPEGRLEGRFQPAPRPRAPVAMILHPHAQAGGTMNDRITQRLYKTFVDRGFAVLRFNFRGVGRSQGSFDNGVGELSDAAAALDWVQSIHPEAQVTWIAGVSFGALIGMQLLMRRPEIRGFISVAPPANMYDFSFLAPCPASGLIVQGAADTVVQPNAVQKLVDKLRTQKHITIHHEEIPRANHFFEHEIEDLMGSVDKYLDFRLSPDCPIR
- a CDS encoding TonB family protein; this encodes MAYVDRQTGTQRAASLASAAILQGGIGAILIYGLATTVLVPPKDGHLPSSDFPLTPPPPEHVPPPQPAASSAPSETSIDTVTSPLDTNTTGPTVPSGPPIASDPYVAPVAQPSFPPLPQPPHFTARGPQPLGDRARWVTTDDYPSSEIRAEHSGVTGYRLSIAANGKVTGCEVMRSSGWPKLDAATCANVARRAKFEPGSDTSGMKAAGSYSGSVVWTIPR
- a CDS encoding 2Fe-2S iron-sulfur cluster-binding protein, which gives rise to MVKVTFITTDGTPVTAEGAENTSLLEAGQAANMPLEGTCEGQMACSTCHVIVDPEWFGRLNPASDDEEDMLDLAASVERTSRLSCQILLTPAIDGLVVRIPRESRDAQGF
- a CDS encoding cysteine desulfurase family protein; the encoded protein is MIYLDYQATTPLAPEARAAMLSWLDDTNFGNPHSAHRLGRSAAAAVEVAREQVAALLPAGGRVIFTSGATEALNLALRGSQGDVLTFATEHAAVLDCARAVEAQGRGFTVLPVSDGGQAEPDTICGTPGLVCAMLVNNEIGTINPLAEIEVVAHESGALVLCDAVQGYGRIAVPGGADMIALSAHKIHGPKGIGALWVRDGISLEPLIYGGGQEQGLRSGTLSPALCAGFGAAAKLAGEQMAEDAAHVETLWNRARKTLSDWTLNGSAEHRWKGNLNLRLDGLDVARLMSDLRGIAFSAGSACASGSGRPSHVLRAIGLSETQAKSSIRLGFGRYTTQEELETAARAIDAAAKAQ